A section of the Verrucomicrobium sp. GAS474 genome encodes:
- a CDS encoding carotenoid biosynthesis protein translates to MRPWHPSDRFFFLLYLAWIAVGLAAAPFHVTEATPGQWLFLPGWVRAFVGFCIAWGDPLLLLLAAENTRRIVNNIWGRRAARRWLVALLVIPFGLEVIGVVTGFPFGRYAYTENLGPRLDFLPFLGLVPVTIPLAWYVLISNALILWRSFLAGFIPVIEAAIVAGLVTALDWFMEPLASKIKVYWIWGGDGLPHWRNYVAWWVISFILILLFAKTPAHQDRSEPRPFLILGTIVLFFGVTRWTYGI, encoded by the coding sequence ATGAGACCCTGGCATCCCTCCGACCGCTTCTTTTTCCTCCTCTACCTCGCGTGGATCGCCGTCGGCCTCGCCGCCGCCCCGTTCCACGTCACCGAGGCGACGCCGGGGCAATGGCTCTTCCTGCCGGGCTGGGTCCGGGCCTTCGTCGGCTTCTGCATCGCCTGGGGCGACCCCCTCCTCCTCCTGCTGGCGGCGGAGAACACGCGCCGGATCGTGAACAATATCTGGGGCCGCCGGGCCGCGCGGCGCTGGCTCGTCGCCCTCCTCGTCATCCCCTTCGGCCTCGAGGTGATCGGCGTCGTCACCGGCTTCCCCTTCGGCCGCTACGCCTACACGGAGAACCTCGGCCCGCGCCTCGACTTCCTCCCGTTCCTCGGCCTCGTCCCCGTCACGATCCCGCTGGCGTGGTACGTCCTGATCTCGAACGCGCTGATCCTCTGGCGCAGCTTCCTCGCGGGTTTCATCCCCGTGATCGAGGCGGCGATCGTCGCGGGCCTCGTCACCGCGCTCGACTGGTTCATGGAGCCCCTCGCCTCGAAGATCAAGGTCTACTGGATCTGGGGCGGCGACGGCCTCCCCCATTGGCGGAATTACGTCGCGTGGTGGGTGATCAGCTTCATCCTCATCCTCCTCTTCGCGAAGACCCCGGCCCACCAGGACCGCTCCGAACCGCGCCCCTTCCTGATCCTCGGCACGATCGTCCTCTTCTTCGGGGTGACGCGGTGGACCTACGGCATCTGA
- the crtI gene encoding phytoene desaturase family protein: MFKPNRSNQGKKAVVVVGAGLGGMAAALRLACAGHRVEVWEKNAAPGGKLQERREAGFRWDLGPSLLTMPHVLDALFATAGEKREDWLTLERLPSACRYFWGDGTTLDEDAPFWARPDVARFLAHAEGIDALSGEAFLHYPPAEFWRAFTWRNLAHLRHLPKVMNCRTLEEEIARHIADPKVRQLFARFATYNGSHPARTPATFSIIPYIEARYGAWYVRGGMAAIGAAVHRLAEARGVRFRFGTEARSWRKEGGEHLVEDGAGTASRFDAVICNQDVLQASQGWLRAAFAEREKAALLRPALSTSALVVTLGLARRLPHIGHHSIFFSSDYAAEFAALFDRKTLPEEPTVYLASTCRTDPADAPPGGENVFLLVNAPAASALSPAETEAYVARVCAALPGRFPRLALPDLWREAIPGTRQIFTPADFARRDGSRGGALYGWASHSLRTAFLRPPISRRGVARLHFVGGTTHPGGGIPLVLLSANMVAERVDF; encoded by the coding sequence ATGTTCAAGCCGAACCGCTCCAACCAGGGGAAGAAAGCCGTCGTGGTCGTCGGCGCGGGCCTCGGCGGGATGGCGGCGGCGCTCCGCCTCGCCTGCGCGGGCCACCGCGTCGAGGTCTGGGAAAAGAACGCCGCGCCGGGCGGGAAACTGCAGGAACGGCGTGAGGCGGGCTTCCGCTGGGACCTCGGCCCCTCGCTCCTGACGATGCCCCACGTCCTCGACGCCCTCTTCGCGACGGCGGGGGAAAAGCGCGAGGATTGGCTGACGCTGGAGCGGCTCCCTTCGGCCTGCCGCTATTTCTGGGGGGACGGGACGACGCTCGACGAGGACGCCCCGTTTTGGGCGCGTCCCGACGTCGCCCGCTTCCTCGCCCATGCGGAGGGGATCGACGCCCTCTCGGGCGAGGCCTTCCTCCACTACCCGCCCGCCGAGTTCTGGCGCGCCTTCACGTGGCGGAACCTCGCCCACCTCCGCCATCTGCCGAAGGTGATGAACTGCCGCACCCTGGAGGAGGAGATCGCCCGCCACATCGCCGACCCGAAGGTCCGCCAGCTCTTCGCCCGCTTCGCGACCTACAACGGCTCCCACCCGGCGCGGACCCCGGCGACGTTCTCGATCATCCCCTACATCGAGGCCCGTTACGGCGCGTGGTATGTGCGCGGCGGCATGGCGGCGATCGGCGCGGCCGTCCACCGGCTCGCCGAGGCCCGGGGCGTCCGCTTCCGCTTCGGCACCGAGGCCCGGTCGTGGAGGAAGGAGGGCGGGGAGCACCTCGTGGAGGACGGCGCGGGGACGGCCTCCCGCTTCGACGCGGTGATCTGCAACCAGGACGTCCTCCAGGCGTCGCAGGGATGGCTCCGCGCGGCGTTCGCCGAAAGGGAGAAGGCGGCGCTCCTCCGGCCCGCCCTCTCCACCTCGGCCCTCGTCGTCACCCTCGGCCTGGCGCGGCGGCTTCCCCACATCGGCCACCACTCGATCTTCTTCTCCTCCGATTACGCCGCCGAGTTCGCCGCGCTCTTCGACCGGAAGACGCTCCCGGAGGAGCCGACGGTCTACCTCGCCTCGACCTGCCGGACCGATCCCGCCGACGCGCCCCCGGGCGGGGAGAACGTCTTCCTCCTCGTCAACGCGCCCGCCGCCTCCGCCCTCTCCCCCGCCGAGACCGAGGCCTATGTCGCGCGGGTCTGCGCCGCCCTGCCGGGACGGTTCCCCCGCCTCGCCCTTCCCGATTTGTGGCGCGAGGCCATCCCCGGAACCCGGCAGATTTTCACCCCCGCCGACTTCGCCCGGCGGGACGGCTCGCGCGGCGGCGCGCTCTACGGATGGGCCTCGCACTCCCTCCGCACGGCCTTCCTCCGGCCCCCGATCTCCCGGCGCGGCGTCGCGAGGCTCCACTTCGTCGGCGGGACGACCCACCCGGGGGGAGGAATCCCGCTTGTGTTACTCTCCGCAAACATGGTAGCGGAGAGGGTCGATTTTTGA
- a CDS encoding FIST N-terminal domain-containing protein gives MSSSVSSASSRLGTGPYDEANVRRLAREAREELGGEPTLGIVFVTPDYIPDIADFLEVVRLHAHIPLLVGGSGHSLLGVGEEMEGGSGFSLLLLRLPQTPVHAYHLPSSLMRDPEIGEQDHEGDLRAWQRLVGKDGAAAKAWMALIDPFDFPVERWLAQWDEAFPGIPVFGGLSSGPKMPGANPGSGSDSGSGLGSANEAWVFLDGKVVDGAVLVGFGGEVAIRTLVSQGCKPIGEPSIITGADQNILYTLGSQPAYKILDGAFQSLTDDEKEKARGHLFAGLAMSEYVDEFKRGDFLVRSILGADPNTGAVAIAAHPRIGQTLQYQLRDAEAASDDLHEALERTVDDPAVKRKPPVAALVFTCTGRGQSLFAQPGHDAKALNRAFPGLPVAGFFANGEIGPVGSHSYIHGYSASIAFFGTPPEAVAPAAI, from the coding sequence GTGAGTTCTTCCGTCTCTTCGGCCTCCTCCCGCCTCGGCACCGGGCCTTATGACGAAGCCAACGTCCGCCGCCTCGCCCGGGAAGCCCGGGAGGAACTCGGCGGCGAGCCGACCCTCGGCATCGTCTTCGTCACCCCCGATTACATTCCCGACATCGCCGACTTCCTCGAGGTCGTCCGCCTCCATGCCCATATCCCCCTCCTCGTCGGCGGGAGCGGCCACAGCCTCCTCGGCGTCGGCGAGGAGATGGAGGGGGGCTCTGGCTTCAGCCTCCTCCTCCTCCGCCTGCCGCAGACCCCGGTCCACGCCTATCACCTCCCCTCGTCGCTGATGCGCGATCCCGAGATCGGGGAGCAGGACCACGAGGGCGACCTCCGCGCCTGGCAGCGCCTCGTCGGCAAGGACGGGGCCGCCGCGAAGGCGTGGATGGCCCTCATCGATCCCTTCGATTTCCCCGTCGAGCGGTGGCTCGCCCAGTGGGACGAGGCCTTCCCCGGCATCCCCGTCTTCGGCGGCCTCTCCAGCGGGCCGAAGATGCCGGGCGCCAATCCCGGCTCGGGCTCCGATTCGGGCTCAGGCCTTGGCTCGGCCAACGAGGCGTGGGTCTTCCTCGACGGGAAGGTCGTCGACGGCGCGGTGCTCGTCGGCTTCGGCGGCGAGGTCGCGATCCGCACCCTCGTTTCCCAAGGCTGCAAGCCGATCGGGGAGCCCTCGATCATCACCGGGGCCGACCAGAACATCCTCTACACCCTCGGCTCCCAGCCCGCCTACAAGATCCTCGACGGGGCCTTCCAGTCCCTCACCGACGACGAGAAGGAAAAGGCCCGGGGCCACCTCTTCGCGGGCCTCGCGATGAGCGAGTACGTCGACGAATTCAAGCGGGGCGATTTCCTCGTCCGCAGCATCCTCGGGGCCGACCCGAACACCGGGGCCGTCGCCATCGCCGCCCATCCCCGGATCGGGCAGACTCTCCAATACCAGCTGCGCGACGCCGAGGCCGCCTCCGACGACCTCCACGAGGCCCTCGAGCGGACTGTCGATGACCCCGCCGTGAAGCGGAAGCCGCCCGTTGCCGCCCTCGTCTTCACCTGCACCGGGCGCGGGCAGAGCCTCTTCGCCCAGCCAGGGCACGACGCGAAGGCGTTGAACCGGGCCTTCCCCGGCCTCCCCGTCGCCGGGTTCTTCGCCAACGGGGAGATCGGCCCCGTCGGCTCCCACAGCTACATCCACGGATACAGCGCCTCGATCGCCTTCTTCGGGACCCCGCCCGAGGCCGTCGCCCCCGCCGCGATCTGA
- the miaB gene encoding tRNA (N6-isopentenyl adenosine(37)-C2)-methylthiotransferase MiaB — translation MPSVFVKTYGCQMNVRDSEQVVRDLATRGYSVAASEEEADVILLNTCSVRDMAEQKAIEKIGQFRHLKKKRPHLVLGLMGCMAQSRGASLFDGLPDLDLVVGTQKFHEVAAHVDRLRDGDPAARSPVVDTGAEAGSQNAIRDHVLEPGQRSAFVSIMQGCNMHCTFCIVPSTRGPERSRPIAEIVREVEGLVAGGVREVTLLGQIVNLYGRHEFEKKDGQSPFVQLLRAVAAVPGIDRVRFTSPHPVGFRDDLIEAIRDVPQICESVHMPLQSGSDAILKAMHRGYTAEKYLGLVAKLRAAIPDVSISTDIIVGFPGETEADFEATKAVALAAGFDAAYVFRYSPRTNTPAAALPDPVSEEVKAARNHDLLMAIDGPLKAKSRARIGTVVEILVEGESKTNPTRFQGRTRGNHLVIVERNERWRGQLLPVRIVETTGYTSYAEPALLESDTVSAQTVAFS, via the coding sequence ATGCCTTCCGTTTTCGTCAAGACCTACGGCTGCCAGATGAACGTCCGGGACTCGGAGCAGGTCGTCCGCGACCTCGCCACCCGGGGATACAGCGTCGCCGCCTCGGAGGAGGAGGCCGACGTCATCCTGCTGAACACCTGCTCCGTCCGCGACATGGCGGAGCAGAAGGCGATCGAGAAGATCGGCCAGTTCCGCCACCTCAAGAAGAAGCGGCCCCACCTCGTCCTCGGCCTCATGGGCTGCATGGCGCAGAGCCGGGGCGCCTCGCTCTTCGACGGCCTCCCCGACCTCGACCTCGTCGTCGGGACGCAGAAGTTCCACGAGGTCGCCGCCCATGTCGACCGGCTGCGCGACGGCGACCCGGCGGCGCGGTCGCCGGTCGTCGACACCGGGGCCGAGGCCGGTTCCCAGAACGCGATCCGCGATCACGTGCTGGAGCCGGGGCAGCGGAGCGCCTTCGTCTCGATCATGCAGGGGTGCAACATGCACTGCACCTTCTGCATCGTCCCCTCGACGCGCGGGCCGGAGCGGAGCCGCCCGATCGCCGAGATCGTCCGCGAGGTCGAGGGCCTCGTCGCGGGCGGCGTCCGGGAGGTGACCCTCCTCGGCCAGATCGTCAATCTCTACGGGCGGCACGAATTTGAAAAAAAGGACGGGCAATCGCCCTTCGTCCAGCTCCTCCGCGCCGTCGCCGCCGTGCCGGGGATCGACCGGGTCCGCTTCACCTCGCCCCATCCCGTCGGCTTCCGCGACGATCTGATCGAGGCGATCCGCGACGTGCCGCAGATCTGCGAGTCGGTCCACATGCCGCTCCAGTCGGGGAGCGACGCGATCCTGAAGGCGATGCACCGCGGCTACACGGCGGAGAAATACCTCGGCCTCGTCGCGAAGCTCCGCGCGGCGATCCCCGACGTCTCGATCTCGACCGACATCATCGTCGGCTTCCCCGGCGAGACCGAGGCCGACTTCGAGGCGACGAAGGCCGTCGCCCTCGCCGCCGGGTTCGACGCCGCCTATGTCTTCCGCTACTCGCCGCGGACGAATACCCCCGCCGCGGCGCTCCCCGACCCGGTCTCCGAGGAGGTGAAGGCGGCGCGGAACCACGACCTCCTCATGGCGATCGACGGCCCGCTGAAGGCGAAGAGCCGCGCCCGCATCGGCACTGTCGTCGAGATCCTCGTCGAGGGGGAGAGCAAGACCAACCCGACCCGCTTCCAGGGCCGGACGAGGGGAAACCACCTCGTCATCGTCGAGCGGAACGAGCGGTGGCGGGGGCAGCTCCTCCCCGTCCGCATCGTCGAGACGACGGGGTACACCTCCTACGCCGAACCGGCATTGCTTGAAAGCGACACGGTTTCAGCCCAGACTGTCGCCTTTTCATGA
- a CDS encoding phosphoenolpyruvate carboxylase — protein MNKNPVLSAGLSKIDRDLYFLIDHLAVVLRRLGHGEIADNLPWQGKKLPIGKFSDSIGQAYSISFQLLNIVEENASAQARRARETKYGFVAESGLWGEWLGQLKKLKLSPEEIAATLPEVRVEPVLTAHPTEAKRTTVLEQHRELYLLLLQRENQMWTATEQADIEKKIEVVLERLWRTGEVYITKPDVATERASMMHYLKEVFPDVLPQLDLRLRTAWEHFGFDPKLIEKTTALPQIRFGSWVGGDRDGHPFVTSSVTQETLLDMRLGALVSLRGQLEELNHSLSLSRHHQETPAALARRIEKLASDLDDETSEAILKKNAIEPWRQFVSLVIAKLPLDTTEDHSLRISEAKGRYTHASQLLADLRLLRESLVEIEAGALAAADVDPVLRSLEVFGFHLAYLDIRQNSRFHELALSQLMNAAGLDGDAFLKLDEAGRLAFLNQELASPRPFSPVDAPTGPEAEAVLACYTVLTKHIAQYGPDGIGALIVSMTRSVSDLLIVYLLAREVGLARTSDEGLVCLLPVVPLFETIEDLKGSPQILGDFLQHPVTRRSLRAQQDGTAYALIQKGTKTEKEKDEKPTKGKKEKEPLLTQQAMIGYSDSNKDSGILSSQWNLYRAQEALVEVGKKNNAHIRFFHGRGGTISRGAGPTHRFLTALPEGTLENDLRLTEQGETIAQKYANRGTATYNLELLVAGTAGVTLSQRKMKKKPTRPGALLDSLSEWSRLNYQAFLKLPDFMTFYGQATPIDALEVSGIGSRPSRRTGQRSLADLRAIPWVFSWTQSRFYLPGWYGVGSALERLKKEDPASFATLGDHAKSWPFLAYVFNNVETNLASADEDLMKRYSALVTDKKIRDKFVGIILKEYTRTRVLFEEIFRGSFAERRPRMLKTLQVRHDPLLVLHRQQLTLLEEWRALRAKGDTEAAEALRPSLLLSINAIASGLRTTG, from the coding sequence GTGAATAAAAATCCTGTCCTCTCTGCCGGTCTCTCCAAGATTGACCGCGACCTCTACTTCCTCATCGACCACCTGGCCGTCGTCCTCCGGCGCCTCGGCCATGGCGAGATCGCCGACAACCTTCCCTGGCAGGGGAAGAAGCTCCCCATCGGGAAATTCTCCGACAGCATCGGCCAGGCCTACTCGATCAGCTTCCAGCTCCTGAACATCGTCGAGGAAAACGCCTCGGCCCAGGCCCGCCGCGCGCGGGAGACGAAGTACGGCTTCGTCGCCGAATCGGGCCTGTGGGGCGAGTGGCTCGGCCAGCTGAAGAAGCTCAAGCTCTCGCCCGAGGAGATCGCCGCCACCCTCCCCGAGGTCCGCGTCGAGCCCGTCCTCACCGCCCACCCGACCGAGGCGAAGCGGACCACCGTCCTCGAGCAGCATCGCGAGCTCTACCTCCTCCTCCTCCAGCGCGAGAACCAGATGTGGACGGCGACGGAGCAGGCCGACATCGAGAAGAAGATCGAAGTCGTCCTCGAACGCCTCTGGCGGACCGGCGAGGTCTATATCACGAAGCCCGACGTGGCGACGGAACGGGCCTCGATGATGCACTATCTGAAGGAAGTCTTCCCCGACGTCCTCCCCCAGCTCGACCTCCGCCTCCGCACGGCGTGGGAACACTTCGGATTCGACCCGAAGCTGATCGAGAAGACGACCGCCCTCCCCCAGATCCGCTTCGGCAGCTGGGTCGGCGGCGACCGGGACGGCCACCCCTTCGTCACCTCCTCGGTCACGCAGGAGACCCTCCTCGACATGCGCCTCGGCGCGCTCGTCTCCCTCCGGGGCCAGCTCGAGGAGCTGAACCACTCCCTCTCCCTCTCCCGCCACCACCAGGAGACCCCGGCCGCCCTCGCGCGGCGGATCGAGAAGCTCGCCTCCGACCTCGACGACGAGACCTCCGAGGCGATCCTGAAGAAGAACGCCATCGAGCCGTGGCGGCAGTTCGTCTCCCTCGTCATCGCGAAGCTCCCCCTCGACACGACGGAAGACCACTCCCTCCGCATCAGCGAGGCGAAGGGCCGCTATACCCACGCCTCGCAGCTCCTCGCCGACCTCCGCCTGTTGCGCGAGTCGCTCGTCGAGATCGAGGCCGGGGCCCTCGCCGCCGCCGACGTCGATCCCGTCCTCCGTTCCCTCGAAGTCTTCGGCTTCCACCTCGCCTACCTCGACATCCGGCAGAACAGCCGCTTCCACGAGCTCGCCCTCAGCCAGCTCATGAACGCGGCGGGCCTCGACGGCGACGCCTTCCTGAAGCTCGACGAGGCGGGCCGCCTCGCCTTCCTGAACCAGGAACTCGCCTCCCCCCGGCCCTTCTCCCCCGTCGACGCGCCGACCGGCCCCGAAGCCGAGGCGGTGCTGGCCTGCTACACCGTCCTCACGAAGCACATCGCCCAATACGGCCCCGACGGCATCGGCGCGCTCATCGTCAGCATGACCCGCTCCGTCTCCGACCTCCTCATCGTCTATCTCCTCGCCCGCGAGGTCGGCCTCGCGCGGACCTCGGACGAGGGCCTCGTCTGCCTCCTCCCCGTCGTCCCCCTCTTCGAGACCATCGAGGACCTCAAGGGGAGCCCCCAGATCCTCGGCGACTTCCTCCAGCACCCCGTCACCCGCCGCAGCCTCCGGGCGCAGCAGGACGGCACCGCCTATGCCCTGATCCAGAAGGGGACCAAGACGGAGAAGGAAAAGGACGAAAAGCCCACGAAGGGGAAGAAGGAGAAGGAACCGCTCCTCACCCAGCAGGCGATGATCGGCTACAGCGACAGCAACAAGGACAGCGGCATCCTCTCGAGCCAGTGGAACCTCTACCGGGCGCAGGAAGCCCTCGTCGAGGTCGGCAAGAAGAACAACGCCCACATCCGCTTCTTCCACGGCCGCGGCGGCACCATCAGCCGCGGTGCCGGCCCCACCCACCGCTTCCTCACCGCCCTCCCCGAGGGGACCCTCGAGAACGACCTCCGCCTCACCGAGCAGGGGGAGACCATCGCACAGAAATACGCCAACCGGGGCACCGCGACGTACAACCTCGAGCTCCTCGTCGCGGGCACGGCGGGCGTCACCCTCAGCCAGCGCAAGATGAAGAAGAAGCCGACCCGCCCGGGCGCGCTCCTCGACTCCCTCTCCGAATGGAGCCGCCTGAACTACCAGGCCTTCCTCAAGCTCCCCGACTTCATGACCTTCTACGGGCAGGCGACGCCGATCGACGCCCTCGAGGTCAGCGGCATCGGCTCCCGCCCCTCGCGGCGGACCGGCCAGCGAAGCCTCGCCGACCTCCGCGCGATCCCGTGGGTCTTCAGCTGGACCCAGTCCCGCTTCTACCTGCCGGGCTGGTACGGCGTCGGCAGCGCGCTGGAGCGGCTGAAGAAGGAAGACCCGGCAAGCTTCGCCACCCTCGGCGACCACGCGAAGTCGTGGCCCTTCCTCGCCTACGTCTTCAACAACGTCGAGACCAACCTCGCCAGCGCCGACGAGGACCTCATGAAACGCTACTCGGCCCTGGTGACCGACAAGAAGATCCGCGACAAGTTCGTCGGGATCATCCTGAAGGAGTACACCCGGACGCGGGTCCTCTTCGAGGAGATCTTCCGCGGCTCCTTCGCCGAGCGCCGTCCCCGCATGCTGAAGACTCTTCAGGTCCGCCACGATCCCCTCCTCGTCCTCCACCGCCAGCAGCTCACCCTGCTCGAGGAATGGCGCGCGCTGCGGGCGAAGGGCGACACCGAGGCCGCCGAGGCGCTCCGCCCCTCGCTGCTGCTCTCGATCAACGCCATCGCCTCCGGCCTCCGCACCACCGGTTGA
- a CDS encoding response regulator: MSSDSSAALVQSLSGSATPYFVLNHDMAILFANPAAGALLGFDAAALTGQALNIPFAVGVPSELDILGAGGVALKVRVDAELVSWDGTPVTQLALTPYAQPAPPVPAPAPAPAPQAAPRPSAGGQGNGERILVLEDDLSIGDIQGRMLKSLGYNTEWAKTGEEAIEMCKKALGEQKPFSAGLFDLTIQGGMGGQDAMKAIRQIAPNLRAIACSGYSDDDFNAKLLAEGFHDILPKPFRAAELGKVLKRNL, from the coding sequence ATGTCCTCCGATTCATCGGCAGCCTTGGTGCAATCCCTCTCGGGAAGCGCGACTCCCTATTTCGTGTTGAACCACGACATGGCGATCCTCTTCGCCAATCCCGCCGCCGGGGCGCTCCTCGGCTTCGACGCCGCCGCGCTCACCGGGCAGGCGTTGAACATTCCCTTCGCCGTCGGCGTGCCGAGCGAGCTCGATATCCTCGGCGCGGGTGGCGTCGCCCTGAAAGTCCGCGTCGATGCCGAGCTCGTCTCATGGGACGGGACGCCGGTGACCCAGCTGGCGCTGACCCCCTACGCGCAGCCCGCCCCTCCCGTGCCCGCTCCGGCCCCGGCTCCCGCCCCGCAGGCGGCTCCCCGCCCTTCGGCGGGCGGCCAGGGCAACGGCGAGCGGATCCTCGTCCTGGAAGACGACCTTTCGATCGGCGACATCCAGGGCCGTATGCTCAAGTCCCTCGGCTACAACACCGAGTGGGCGAAGACCGGCGAGGAAGCCATCGAGATGTGCAAGAAGGCCCTCGGCGAGCAGAAGCCTTTTTCGGCCGGCCTCTTCGACTTGACGATCCAGGGCGGCATGGGCGGCCAGGACGCGATGAAGGCGATCCGCCAGATCGCTCCCAATCTCCGTGCCATCGCCTGCAGCGGCTATTCCGATGACGATTTCAACGCGAAGCTGCTCGCCGAAGGCTTCCACGATATTCTCCCGAAGCCGTTTCGTGCGGCGGAGTTGGGGAAGGTGTTGAAGCGGAATTTGTAG